The segment GAAATACTTCAAAATATTTTCTTGCCCAAGCCCTTACTATTTCAGCACCTTCAATGTGTCTTTTATATCTATTTTCAAGACCTTCATTTAATATCTTGTCCAATTGATAGTCTAAAGCGAACATATGAGGAAGTGATGGTGTTGATGGGTATTGATAATTTTTCTTTTGAATACATTCATATAAAGATAACAAATCAAAATATAATCCTCTATTAGTTACTGTTTTAGATCTTTCTAAAGCTTTTTTAGAAAAAGTACATATAGCCATACCAGCAGGTAATCCTAGACATTTCTGAGTTGATGTTATACAAATGTCTATACCCCAATCATCAACTTTAATTTCAGTTCCAGCAGCACAGCTTACAGCATCAACACAAACTACAACTTCAGGATATTTTTTATAAACTTCTGAAAGTTCTTCTAAGTTATTCATTAATCCTGTTGATGTTTCATTCATAGTTATAGTTATAAGATCATATCTTCCTGTTGATAAAACTTCTTCTACCATATCTTTAGTTGTAGGTTCTCCCCATTCAGATTCAAATTTATCTGCTTGGACACCATTACACTGGCACATTTTGTACCATCTATTTCCAAAAGCTCCTACTGAAAAAACAGCCGCTCTTTTTGCTGTGCAAGAACGAACAGCACCTTCCATAAGTCCACTTCCTGAACTTGTAGAAAGTAAAATTTCTTCCTTTGTATTAAATACCTTTCTTAATTTGTCACTAATACCTCTTTGAAGAGCTGAAGCCTCTTTAGTTCTGTGACCTATTTGAGGTGTAGATAGTTTTTCTAAAACATCCTCCGCTACATCTACTGGTCCTGGAATAAATAATCTCTTATGCATAATAAACCCTCCATACATCTATAATTTAATTTTAAAAAATAATTTAAAAATTTTATTTATTGCGTTTATTTGATTTATTTTAAATTTTCTTACTTTTTTATTTTATCATTTTATTGACAAATTATCAATTTATTATGCATATTACTTCAGTGTTTTTATAAATTATTCTTATTCTTTTTATCAATAGATGCTAATATATCTATTTTATTTACAATTTGTATATAATATATATATAATGATGTATCTTTTTGCAGTTTTTTAACTATTTTTTACATATAAATAAAACAGACCTAAGCTTAGATCTGTTTTATTTATTATACCAATTTTTAATTATACTTACACTTTTTTCTGAAGGGTAGTAGGTCTTGTCCGAACTATCTTCGCCAATTGCAAATATAGAAAAACCTAAAAACCATTTTTTATTTTCAAAAACTCTTCTATAGGCTTCAAAACACCTAGCCTGTTCCTCATTATTTACCACTTTAGAAGGAAGTGGATTCCAAGGTTCTGAAGCTGCTTTATTTCTCTTTGGAAATCCTAATTCCCCAAAAATATAGGCTTTTTCCACTTTCTACTCAATGTATAGAGTTCTTTACTTATATTTTGACTCCTTTTAAACTTTTGAACATTACTTATATAACTAACTAATTCCGTAGTTGAATTAGTATCTTTATCTGAAAGTTCAAAATAGGCCCCTACACTTATAAAATCTAATTTAGAATATAATTTGTTACTAAGTTTTTTTGTAAAATTCTCTTGTGTTTTATCATCCCATAAGGCAGTATACCACCAACAAGTTCTATAGGTTACAAACCCTTTATAGTACTTTCTTACAAAATCAATAGTGTCACACCAATAACCTTCTGCATACTCCATGTTTACAAAATTAGAAGCAACATTTAAAGCCTCCACCTTATAAGGTACTGCTATATCGTCAATTAAGACTTTTAGTGCATTGTTTTTCCAATTAAGAAAAAATTCATTTATATTATTAGGTTTCCATTTTGTTTCATATAGCTCTCCATTTTTTATCCAAGGATAAGCTTCTAATATTATATTTATTTTTCTACTCTTTAACTTTTTTATAAGCTCGATAGCCTTTTCTTCACTTTCTTCATTGACCTTCATATCACTTGAAGATAGATTTTTTATATCTACAATTACAGGAACATTAATAGTATTAAGGCCAAATTTTTCAACGTCATTAAGTACTACATCTATTTTATAATCCGTAGATAGATTTCCTGACTTTATCTTAGAATTCAAAAAGTTTTTATTCATTTTTTCAGTATAAAAAATATCTTTTAATGTTTGAATTGTAAAGCCACTTTTAAATATAAAAAAAGCAAAGCAAAAAAACGATAAAACCAATAAAAATATTATTACATTTGTACGTATCTTTCTTATGTTATTTATTTTTACCCCCCATATGCCACTTTTCTTTTAATAAAGCCCCAAAATCTAATGTTTATTCTTTCTATGCTTTTTCATAAATAATACTATAATAAGTAATAGAGCTATCATTGCCAAAGATGCAAATACAATTAAGTATATAAGCTCTTTACTCATACCGGTTAACTTATCAAAATTAAATATATTTTTTCCCTGCTTTGATTTTTATCTTTTATAGTAATACATTGAATTTCTCCTTCTTTATTTACTATTACTGTATCTCCCTTTAATTTACTCACTAGATTAGAATTCTTTAAATACTTGGAAGATTGTCTTAGATTATCACTATCTATTGCTGTAAAAACAAGTATATGATTCTCTTCATGATAAGGAGACTCTATAAGTTGAATAGTAGCTATTTCCTTTGAATACTCTTTTAATATATTCACTTTATTATTCGACACAAAACTATTATACTCCTTGTTAAATTTTACATTTAACTTGTCATTAACTTTTTTAATAAAGCTACTACTCTCTGGAGTACCTACAACTATTATATTTCCTTTATGTTTATCTGGATTAAATTCATTAGCTTTTATTACATTTATATTACCTCTATTATTCTCCAGATCATGTCCTATAAAAGTCATAATATCTCCCATTATATTAATATCTTTAGAATCCGCTTTATCTGGTAAAACCAAAATTAAGTCTTTGTAACTTCCATCTTCTAAAAAGATATTTGGGTAATTTTCAAATAATACATCTTTTTCTTTACTATAAGAAAAGTACACATAAGAATCTTTAGAAATATAAGCAAAAGGATTTGCCTCTTCTCTTATGTTACAATATACCTCCTTTAAATCCAAATCAAAAGCTATTTTAACATCATAACTACTTGAATTTCTTAATTCCTCAGGAATCATCATCTCAAAAGTATCATTGTCAGCCTTAAGGGGATCTAATTTTCTACTTCCTATTGGAATACCATTTAAAAAAACTGTCATAAGAGATTTGTCGAAATCCAAATTTTTCGAATACCTAGTTTTCAATACAATTTTTGAATTATTTTTAAGCATTTTATTTTTAGAAGTGTTTATAGTTAAAGAAGTCTCTTGTCTAAATTTACCTTGAAGTATTATGTTATCATAGCCTAAATCAGAAAAATATATCTTTTCTTTTCTTTCATATTCTAAATCTTCTATTTTAGTAGCATCATCTACAATAATACTATTTGATTTTATTTGTGAGACAAAGTCCTTACTACTTAATAGTTTAGAGGCCTTTAAGATTTTGTCTTTCTTATCGCAAAGTATTGTAAGTATCTTTTTATCTTTGTTATATGGAGAAGGACTTTCTTTAATTACTGCATTCTCTTTTGCACTATTTCTTTCACTGTTAGTTAATAACTTAGCAATCTCTTTTGGATAGCTTGAAACTTTACCTATAAATATTAAATTATTAGATTTAAAATCTTTTATATCCGAAAATTTATATACCTTAGAGGTTAAATCAAGGTATTTGTTTTTTGCACCAAAATTCGAGCAAAGCATCATGGCAGCTGTAATTTCGCTATCATCAAAATCGTCAGGAATTACGATAATCCCATTAGCTGGAGCATTATCGCTAAATTTCATATATGGATACGGAAAATCACTAAGACCTACTTTATCATTTTTATCTTGAAAATCTATATGTACATAGGACTCTTTATGAAAAACCAC is part of the Haloimpatiens sp. FM7315 genome and harbors:
- a CDS encoding alanine--glyoxylate aminotransferase family protein; translated protein: MHKRLFIPGPVDVAEDVLEKLSTPQIGHRTKEASALQRGISDKLRKVFNTKEEILLSTSSGSGLMEGAVRSCTAKRAAVFSVGAFGNRWYKMCQCNGVQADKFESEWGEPTTKDMVEEVLSTGRYDLITITMNETSTGLMNNLEELSEVYKKYPEVVVCVDAVSCAAGTEIKVDDWGIDICITSTQKCLGLPAGMAICTFSKKALERSKTVTNRGLYFDLLSLYECIQKKNYQYPSTPSLPHMFALDYQLDKILNEGLENRYKRHIEGAEIVRAWARKYFEVFPNEKYLSNTLTNVKNTREIDVADLNKKLGERGYMISNGYGDLKNKTFRIAHMAETTPEDLKELLKVINEILGLE
- a CDS encoding cellulose biosynthesis cyclic di-GMP-binding regulatory protein BcsB, producing the protein MIMILMINHISVMAANVVEVQQKNYRFTEDIVQKGTFGDYSFFFYVEEGTKIKSTYLNLVFTPSNILDKDNSNFTIYLNGIPVYSLKLISSNSLKRTVKIALPKDKIKDGYNNVGIRTYKRVGEKPCTDDLNNGNWVVFHKESYVHIDFQDKNDKVGLSDFPYPYMKFSDNAPANGIIVIPDDFDDSEITAAMMLCSNFGAKNKYLDLTSKVYKFSDIKDFKSNNLIFIGKVSSYPKEIAKLLTNSERNSAKENAVIKESPSPYNKDKKILTILCDKKDKILKASKLLSSKDFVSQIKSNSIIVDDATKIEDLEYERKEKIYFSDLGYDNIILQGKFRQETSLTINTSKNKMLKNNSKIVLKTRYSKNLDFDKSLMTVFLNGIPIGSRKLDPLKADNDTFEMMIPEELRNSSSYDVKIAFDLDLKEVYCNIREEANPFAYISKDSYVYFSYSKEKDVLFENYPNIFLEDGSYKDLILVLPDKADSKDINIMGDIMTFIGHDLENNRGNINVIKANEFNPDKHKGNIIVVGTPESSSFIKKVNDKLNVKFNKEYNSFVSNNKVNILKEYSKEIATIQLIESPYHEENHILVFTAIDSDNLRQSSKYLKNSNLVSKLKGDTVIVNKEGEIQCITIKDKNQSREKIYLILIS